In a genomic window of Bacteroidales bacterium:
- a CDS encoding type II toxin-antitoxin system RelE/ParE family toxin — MRTTYVYGNEFWKLYNAQKQDVQDKIDWVIGLVRSLRMVPEKFFKHIEGIGWPFEIRIKVGSDIFRILCFFDEGDLIILLNWFSKRLKEHQK; from the coding sequence ATGAGGACTACTTATGTCTATGGCAATGAATTTTGGAAATTATATAATGCTCAAAAACAAGATGTTCAAGATAAAATTGATTGGGTAATTGGTCTTGTTAGATCATTAAGAATGGTTCCTGAGAAATTTTTCAAACACATTGAAGGGATCGGATGGCCTTTTGAAATAAGAATAAAAGTAGGCTCTGATATTTTTAGAATCCTTTGCTTCTTCGATGAAGGAGATTTAATCATCCTCCTCAATTGGTTTTCAAAAAGACTGAAAGAACACCAAAAATGA